In the Candidatus Methylomirabilota bacterium genome, AGGGTCTCCGGGACGAAGATCCCGCCCTCGCTCCGGATCCCGACGACGATCACGTCGGGGTGGAGCCCGAACCAGCCTTCGACCTGGTCGTTGTGCCGGCGGACCGGCGAGGTCACCGGCAGCATGTTCTTCGGGTCCGTGTCGGTCCGGATGCGGGGGAGCTGGCTCCCCAACGCCACGGTCACGACCAGGACCAGGGCGATGACGGTCCACGGGTGGCCCGCGGACCAGTCGACGGTCGCCCGTTGAACGGCCTGCCACCGTGTGCTCATGGCCGCGCCCTCGCTACAGGGCACCGATCACCCGGTCGTGATCCGCGGCCAGCAGCGCGATGAGTCCCGCGTGGTCGACCGGGGTGGCGTCGGGGCCCGCTTCGAGTCCCCGCAGCGTGAGGTCCTCCCGGAGGACGATGCACCGGACGTCCCGCGCCATGAGCCCCTGGAGCTCCGGGCGGACGTCCCGCGGGGGGCGGGTGCTCCCGAGGACGACGGCCTCCTGGAGACAGCAGAGGGTCAGGCCGTGTCCCTGGCTCCCGAGCGCGCCGGCGAGCGCCAGCGCCCGCCGGCCGGCCGGGGTGGCGGGCGAGCTGGTCAGCACGATGAGGATCGATGCCATGGGCTCCCCTTCAGAAGGTCAGGGTTCGATCGCAGCGGGCCATCGCCCGGGCGATCTCGGCCACGGGCGCATCCCGCACCCCCGGGACGAGATCGGTGACCGTGAGCCCCCGGGCGGCCAGCGAGGACGCCTCCGCGAGCACCTCGGCTCGCCCCTGACCGTCGCGCAGCAACTGGGCCACCACGTCGGCCAGGCCGATCCATTCGCCGGCCGGCGGGCACTGGCGGGGGAGGAGCGTGGACACCCCGTCACCGAGGCACGCGAGGACCACGCTCCACCCCTTCCCGAGCGCACCGCGGGCATGGCGCAGGGCCTCGGCCGGCTCGATGCTCCCGTACGGCGGATGGGTGACGAGGACGCACAGAGATCCGGGCACCGGGTCCTCCTCTCGATCCGCTCAGGGACCGAACGTGAGCACGGCGTGGCTCTCGTCGAGGAGCGCCATCAGCCGAGACAGGCTCCCGAGGCGCGCTCCCGCCAGGAGATCGTCCTCGGCGATTCCACGGAATCGCAGGCACGACCCTCAGAGCTCGACCATCCCGCCACGAGCGAGGTAGGTCTCTGCCGCGGCCCCGACGTCGAACACGCCCGTCGTCGTCTGGCCCTTCACGAAGCCGTACGCCCCGTCCGCCGTCGCGAAGATCGTGCTGGGCAGCCCGGCGTCGAGGGCCGCCGTGGCGAGCTTGAGGACGGTCGCGGCGCTCTGGCCCGAGTACGGACTGGCCTTGAGGATGAAGGTGACTCGCTGCTCCACGTGTCCGCCTCCTCTCCGCTG is a window encoding:
- a CDS encoding DsrE family protein yields the protein MASILIVLTSSPATPAGRRALALAGALGSQGHGLTLCCLQEAVVLGSTRPPRDVRPELQGLMARDVRCIVLREDLTLRGLEAGPDATPVDHAGLIALLAADHDRVIGAL
- a CDS encoding DsrE family protein, translating into MPGSLCVLVTHPPYGSIEPAEALRHARGALGKGWSVVLACLGDGVSTLLPRQCPPAGEWIGLADVVAQLLRDGQGRAEVLAEASSLAARGLTVTDLVPGVRDAPVAEIARAMARCDRTLTF